The sequence GCGTATGGAGACAGACTATGCCGTGGCAACTTTGGTAAGGCTTGAGTCTGAGGACAGGCCGCTGGGGTTCATAGTAGTATATTTTGAGAATGATATTGAAATTACTGAACAGATAAAGGATTTTTTGGTTGCCGTTGCAGATATCTGTTCGGAATCAATAAGAAGAGAACGGCTGTTGTTACATCTTAATGAGCTCAGGCGGGTAGAGCCAAAATCAGGACTTCTTTACTATCACTACTTCTACCAGAAGCTGATTGAGGAGTATAACAAAAGTAAGAGGACAAAGACTCCGCTTAGTATTTGTATAATAGATATGAATAATTTCAAAGAAGTGATGGCTGTTTATGGCCCTGATACAGCCGATGAGCTTTATCATGAGCTGGGTGATGAGCTCAGGAGTTCTGTCAGGGGGATAGACATCCTTGGAAGGTATGGTACTGATGAGATTATTCTTTACATGCCAAATACGTCATTAGAAAATGCAGATATTGTTATAACCCGGTTTGTGGAAAAAATACGTACTAACCGCTTTACAATAAAGCAGCTGCAAACAACAGTATCAATAGGAGCAGCTCAGCTTAAGGAAAATGAAAAGCTTGAGGACCTCCTGTCTCATGCAAAGGCGGCATTGTATAATGCGAGAGTTACGGGCAAGGGCATAGTAAAGAGCTCTGAGTGATACATTGGCCGGGTAATTATGGGGTACATATGTGTGTATGCTCTGTTTTTTACAGAGGTGTGATGCAGAGGTGTGTTTTAACGCTTTAGCATAGGGTTACCAAGAGGGAGGAGATGAAAGTACTGATAGCAGAGGATGATTTTACGAGCAGGCAGTTTCTTCAGAAGCTGCTTGGCACATATGGGCGGTGTGATGTGGTGATAAACGGCAGGGAGGCTATAGATGCCCATGCAATTGCCTTAGAGATGAATGAACCGTATGACCTCATTTGTCTTGATATAATGATGCCCGAGGTTGACGGAATGGAAGCCCTTAAGGCAATACGAATTAAGGAGAGAGCCTTAAATATTAGTTTGCAGCAAGAGGTGAAGATAATTATGACAACAGCCTTAGACTCGCCGCGGGACTTTATTGAGGCGCATTACAGCGGCGGTTGTACGGATTATCTTGTTAAACCGATTGATACTAAGAAACTTCTGAAACTTCTTGGTAATTACGGTTTTATTACTAAGTAAACAATGGTGATAGCATGATGCCGGGTGTGCGGATAATAATATAAGAGAGTCTGCACAATATGGCAACAGCATCTGTAATAATAGACGGATATAATCTAACCGGTACGATTGCCCAAAATCTTGAGAAAATAAGAGAGCGGCTCATTGATGATCTTTGTGCGTATAACAGATTAAAACGCCATGATTTAATGGTTGTCTTTGATGGTTACAAAAGTAATTTACATCAGTCATGGGGAAGCCGTGATGGTATAGAGGTTGTTTATTCAGGGCACGGTGAGGACGCCGACACTCTGATAAAGCGTATAATTAAAACCACCCAAAAACACTACATTGTGGTTAGCACAGACAAAGACCTTGCGGCATTTGTGTGGGCTAACAATTGTGTACCGGTACGAGCTGAGGTATTTATCCGAAAAATGAAGCAGGCACTGCACAGTGGGAAGGCGGTGAGCTCAGGCGATGATATTTATGATAGCATAACCTTTAACGATGAGTATGACAAGAGAGCATTAAAGAGTAAGAAGGGTAACTCTGTAACATTGTCAAAAAAGGAAAAAATCATAAGAAGTGCTGTGGATAAGCTGTAGTAAGCACATCGGATGGATATTAAGTATGTTAAAACTAAGCAGGGAGTATCGTTCAATGTAAGGGTTACGCCGAGGGTCTCAGTGAGTGGGGTCTGTGGTGTTATCGAGGGTAGTTTGAAGGTTAAACTAACATCTGCCCCTGTTGAGGGTAAGGCAAATAAAGAGCTTTTGGAGGTTCTGTATGATTATTTTTCTAAAACACTGCCTGATATAAAAAAGAGAGACATAAAGATACTTAAAGGGAAGACGTCCAAAACCAAGGTAGTTGAGATATCCGGTGTTTTTGAGCTTTGATGCCAACAAAGTTAGACGATTGAAGGCTACTTGGTATAACTTTCGACTATTTCTTTGTGTCTGAAACAGCTGGTTTGGTGGTCGTTGACAATCCCTGTTGCCTGCATGAAAGCGTAGCAGATGGTTGTTCCAAAGAAGGTGAATCCGCGTTTTTTCATATTACGGCTTATAGTGTCTGAGAGCTCAGTCTTTGCAGGTATTTCATCGAATGTCTTGTAATAGTTGACAATGGGTTTATCGTTAACAAATTCCCAAAGGTATGAGCTGAAGCTGCCGAATTCTTCCTGAACCTTTAAAAATGCGGCAGCGTTATTTATAGTTGAAAGGATTTTCATCCGGTTTCTTATAATGCCGGGGTCATTAAGCAGAGTTTTTATTTTATCCTCTTTATAACCGGCAACTATGGAGGGGGCAAAGCAGTCAAAAGCGGCTTTATAAGAGTCACGTCTCTTTAGAATGGTAATCCAGCTTAACCCTGCCTGTGCGCCCTCAAGAGTAATCATCTCAAACAAAGTGGTGTCATCATGGACCGGCACGCCCCACTGCTCGTTGTGGTAGCTAAGGCAGAGGCTGTTGTCACTATCAACCCAACTGCATACCTCTTTCATGAACAAACTCCTTATCAATTATATGTGTCGTGGTTACAAGTTTCAATTTATTAATAGTTCCATGTGGCATTTTCTTTTCTATTGACTGTTTTCTTAACTAAAAAAATGAGTTCTTTCTTAATTTGGGCGACATAACATGTTTTTAATATATTTGGTGATGTTATTATTTTCATTGCTTTCACATTCCGTTGGTAACAATAATGACAGTCCGTAAAAATATACTATCATAATATGGATTGTAATATCAAAAAGAAAAGACTTGCGACATCTGAAAAATCAGGTTTCAGCAATATGACAATCAGCTTACCGTTGTGCCATGCTGAAAGATTCTTTACTTTTTGCAGCATACAATGATAAGATGTCGTGGTATATATTGTTGGATTGTCTGTATCTTCTGCATTTACTCTTAAATAGAAGCACGGTGTCTATGAGATGAACAATGATTTCATTATTATGGGGGGCGCATGCAACGCAGCAGCTCATTGATAGACAATATAGGTGACATTGGTACTGAAAACAGTAAATTGACGGTTTTTTTATGCTTATTCCCTGTAATTATTTGTTATATATATATATGGTATTTTGGAGTAAACACACCATGTTGGGACGAGTGGACGGAGTTTTACCGGATTGATTTGTTTTTAACGGGTAAACACACGTTCTCAGGTCTTTTTGAGCAACATAACGAACACAGGACTGTCACCCAAAGAGTTACTATGATTTTATTGGCTATACTTACTTCCTATAACACAAAAATTGAGATGGCATTTAATCAGATAGCAATGGTGTTGACGGTGTGGATATTGTTTGTTGAGTTTAAGAGATTATTTGGACCGAAATTCAGTCTTGTCTTCTTTGTCCCTGTCCCATATCTGGCTTTCAGCCTCAGACAATATGACAACATATTATATGCCATACAGAGTGTAGCATACTACCCTGTTTTCTTTGGAGTACTCACTTTTTACTTTATTTCAAGGATTTCTAATTTTGAAACTACGATTAGAAAATCCTTAAGATTTTTTTTTGCAAATGCCGCTGCATTCACAGCTTCATTTTCATTTTCCTCCGGGCTGCTGGTGTGGCCGGCAGGATTCTTTCAGATACTTATTTCAGGTATGCAAAAGAAAACGAAGTTTTTTTTGCTGTTTATATGGTTAGTTACAGGCTTCGCCACTTTTTGGCTATACTTCTACGATTACCGGAAACCTTTTTATCAACACCCTGTTGCCGACAGTCTGTTGAAATATCCTTTATATACGTTTAAATACATATTTTACCTGACCGGCAACACTCTATATTCCGGTCTATTTATTAATCTAATTACCGGTGTTTTTATCGTGTTTGCTGCTTTTTTGTTATTTCCCGCCATATTCAGGAGTGATTTCCAAAAATATTCTTTTTGGTCAGGCACTTTGTTCTATTCTTTTGCTACAATATTTCTGATTGCAGTTGGACGTACCGCCCTGGATTTTAATTATATTTTGCCGAAAAGATACTCTACATACGGAATTGTGGGGCCTATAAGCCTTTATGTGATGTATCTGGGTGTCATATCTCTGGAGTCTCACAGAATCTCAAAAAAATACGCATATATTCTGAAAGTTGTCTTCGGTGTTTTTTTATTGCTTTTGTGTTCAAGTATTGTCAGTTCTTTTGAGGAAGGATATATTGGAGGGCAATATATAAGATACGAAAGGGAAAAGATTGCCTACTACGTTTACACTTATAAAACACAGCCTGATGAAAACCTCATGCGTGTTTTTCCTGGTCCTGATATTGTCAGGCAATATGCCCCTATTTTAGAGAAGAGAAAATACAGTGTATTTTCACGTCCATATTTACCACCTTTAAATGAGCTCACAGGTTTGAGTGCCTCAACCATCGGCTTTTGCACACTTAATGGGGTATTGGTTACTGATAATAACCAGCTTTTTACGATAGATGATAAACATCAATATATAAAAATAGATGGCTGGGCTGTTGATAATATAGAAAAAGATATTGCCGGTGGTGTTTATATTAAAATAGATGATAAGTTATTTCCTGCCTTCTATGGCATAAGCAGAACTGATGTTGCCGAGCATTTCATGATGCATAAATACAGATATATTGGTTTTGAGGTGAATATACCTGTTTCATTAATTGAAAAGGGGGTCCACAAATTATCTGTTATAGTTTTAACAAAAAACAGAAAGCACTATTTTATCCCAAACACTGAAATTACCGTTAACCGTGTGTAATTCCAATTCTAATTCAAAAGTATAACGAGGCGGCAAGGAACAAGCGACGCCTCCCCTTACAGGGGATTCCCCTTTTAGGGGAGACGCCCCGGAGCTTGTGACGAAGCCAACAAAGTTAGACAAATGAATTAGAATTGGAATAAGGTGTTTAGAGATTATAACAGAGTTGTTTCCTTTACTAAATTACTTTCTTGATTGCAACATGGTATTACTTATCTGTATCGGATTTTAATCCAAGAATGCTTAGATAAAAACTTGAAAGTATAATAAGAATTCCTACTGTCAGAGTGGTGACGGCAGGTATGGTGATACGCATCATCAGGGCGGAGTCTAATCTCCCAAAAGACGTCTTTTCCCACAGTGAGACCGCATATAAAGTAGCAGCAAGCCCTGAGGCTGTAAGCAGTGTTCCCAACATTATACCTTTTTCAAGAGAGAAGGACTTAACAGCCCGTATAAACCGGTCGTTGTCAGGAATGAGCTTTGCATTTATAGCAAACACTTTGGAAAAGACAGAAAAGACAACTGACTGTACACCTATTACTATGGAAGCGGAAGCATAAAGCATGGTATGAATATCAAGGTAGGCGCCCAAAAAAGGCAGTGGTCCCTTCATAAGCAATATACTTATGACTGTGCCAAATAAAACCATAAAAATCCCGGGATAAAGAAAAAGCCACCTTGGGCTGAAAATAAGCAAGAACCTGAGATATCGCCAACCGTCACGAAAACTCCTCAGGTGCGGCGCTCTTGACCTTCCGTCGGGAGATAGAGTTGTGGGCACCTCCGCCAATTTAAGTTTAAACAGTGTTGCTTTTACAACCATTTCACTGGCAAACTCCATCCCGGGTGTCTGGAGGTTTAATTTTTCGATTGACTCCTTTTTGAAACCACGGAGACCACATTGAAAATCCTCAATAGGACTGTGGAAGAACAACCGCCCCAGACCACTAAGAAAAGGATTTCCAAAGTACCTGTGAAGCGGAGGCATGGCACCTTTTTTTATGCCGCCCTTGAACCTGTTACCCATTACCAGCTCATAACCCTCACGAAGTTTTTCAATAAACGGTTCAAGATTTGTAAAATCGTAGCTATCATCACAATCACCCATTATTACATACTTTCCCCTGGCATGTGCAATCCCACCCATAAGTGCGCTTCCATAGCCACGGTCTTTTATCTCAACCACCTGTGCTCCCAAACTTCCGGCTATTTCCTTTGAACCGTCTGTGCTGCCGTTATCGGCCACCAGCACTTCAGCGTCAATGCCGGTTCTTTTTATAAATCCCATAGCCTTTTCCACGCACGTTCCAACGGTTTCAGCCTCATTGAGGCACGGCATAAGTATCGTAAGTTCGACCTGAGAGTTCATGTGCGCCTCGCTATTGCCACAAGGGATTGCCCCACAGGGGGTTTTATAATCTCCTCTACTTTAGATATCAACGGTATCAGGGCGTTCATTATATGAAAGTTATCATCACTATGTGTTTTTTGCCTCAGAATCCGTCCCTTTATAAACCAGCCCACAGCTCCCGGAAAGTTGAAATAGTGCATTTTAAGTATTTCCAGCGGATGAGGTAAAAGGATTTTTTTTAGAGAGCTCTTTGTATATCTCCTGTAGTGATAGCCAAAAGTGTCAAGCGTGCCGAAAAGAAACTGAAATGCCGGTACTAATATACATA is a genomic window of Nitrospirae bacterium YQR-1 containing:
- a CDS encoding GGDEF domain-containing protein, with the protein product MAEKLFKSICQSIKELHQQETSVHTVHQILFSLKEALGAHAAALVQKNPQSGYLEIKSRYNFSAHYTHSYKRATGKLALSKIFLTDTFLVIKKTDPADIYEDVRMETDYAVATLVRLESEDRPLGFIVVYFENDIEITEQIKDFLVAVADICSESIRRERLLLHLNELRRVEPKSGLLYYHYFYQKLIEEYNKSKRTKTPLSICIIDMNNFKEVMAVYGPDTADELYHELGDELRSSVRGIDILGRYGTDEIILYMPNTSLENADIVITRFVEKIRTNRFTIKQLQTTVSIGAAQLKENEKLEDLLSHAKAALYNARVTGKGIVKSSE
- a CDS encoding response regulator, whose protein sequence is MKVLIAEDDFTSRQFLQKLLGTYGRCDVVINGREAIDAHAIALEMNEPYDLICLDIMMPEVDGMEALKAIRIKERALNISLQQEVKIIMTTALDSPRDFIEAHYSGGCTDYLVKPIDTKKLLKLLGNYGFITK
- a CDS encoding NYN domain-containing protein — its product is MATASVIIDGYNLTGTIAQNLEKIRERLIDDLCAYNRLKRHDLMVVFDGYKSNLHQSWGSRDGIEVVYSGHGEDADTLIKRIIKTTQKHYIVVSTDKDLAAFVWANNCVPVRAEVFIRKMKQALHSGKAVSSGDDIYDSITFNDEYDKRALKSKKGNSVTLSKKEKIIRSAVDKL
- a CDS encoding DUF167 domain-containing protein, translated to MDIKYVKTKQGVSFNVRVTPRVSVSGVCGVIEGSLKVKLTSAPVEGKANKELLEVLYDYFSKTLPDIKKRDIKILKGKTSKTKVVEISGVFEL
- a CDS encoding DNA-3-methyladenine glycosylase I → MKEVCSWVDSDNSLCLSYHNEQWGVPVHDDTTLFEMITLEGAQAGLSWITILKRRDSYKAAFDCFAPSIVAGYKEDKIKTLLNDPGIIRNRMKILSTINNAAAFLKVQEEFGSFSSYLWEFVNDKPIVNYYKTFDEIPAKTELSDTISRNMKKRGFTFFGTTICYAFMQATGIVNDHQTSCFRHKEIVESYTK
- a CDS encoding glycosyltransferase family 2 protein is translated as MNSQVELTILMPCLNEAETVGTCVEKAMGFIKRTGIDAEVLVADNGSTDGSKEIAGSLGAQVVEIKDRGYGSALMGGIAHARGKYVIMGDCDDSYDFTNLEPFIEKLREGYELVMGNRFKGGIKKGAMPPLHRYFGNPFLSGLGRLFFHSPIEDFQCGLRGFKKESIEKLNLQTPGMEFASEMVVKATLFKLKLAEVPTTLSPDGRSRAPHLRSFRDGWRYLRFLLIFSPRWLFLYPGIFMVLFGTVISILLMKGPLPFLGAYLDIHTMLYASASIVIGVQSVVFSVFSKVFAINAKLIPDNDRFIRAVKSFSLEKGIMLGTLLTASGLAATLYAVSLWEKTSFGRLDSALMMRITIPAVTTLTVGILIILSSFYLSILGLKSDTDK